The Lachnospiraceae bacterium oral taxon 500 genome window below encodes:
- a CDS encoding TetR/AcrR family transcriptional regulator yields the protein MASRIEGFDARIIACAKEEFLNKGYADASIRTIAQNAGVSTSTIYTRYSDKEGLFRFLVEPAAEGLKELLRQLLNGFSSLTEREQNEKLMEHSDRGFEEMIAYIYEYFFEFKLLITRAPGNYYQEFLEGLVELDTDCTKKFLIQVKSKALAEGRITDGFLHVVSSAFYSGIFEVVIHDMPMEEAKNYINELRAFYGNGWKEYYRK from the coding sequence ATGGCAAGTAGGATTGAAGGATTTGACGCAAGAATTATTGCCTGTGCAAAAGAAGAATTCTTAAATAAGGGTTATGCAGATGCTTCCATACGAACGATTGCCCAAAATGCAGGTGTCAGTACCAGCACGATATATACGCGATATTCAGATAAAGAGGGATTGTTCCGCTTTCTTGTGGAACCGGCGGCTGAAGGTCTGAAAGAATTATTGCGACAATTATTAAATGGTTTTTCTTCTTTGACGGAGCGCGAGCAGAACGAAAAACTTATGGAACATTCAGATCGTGGTTTTGAAGAGATGATCGCATATATTTATGAATATTTTTTTGAATTTAAGTTGCTGATTACCAGAGCGCCGGGAAACTATTATCAGGAATTTTTAGAAGGATTGGTAGAACTGGATACGGACTGCACAAAGAAATTCTTGATTCAAGTTAAAAGTAAAGCTCTGGCGGAAGGGCGAATTACAGATGGATTCTTACACGTTGTTTCCAGTGCTTTTTACTCTGGTATCTTTGAAGTAGTGATTCACGATATGCCGATGGAAGAAGCAAAGAATTATATCAATGAGCTGCGTGCTTTTTATGGGAATGGCTGGAAGGAATATTACCGAAAATAG
- a CDS encoding conjugal transfer protein, with amino-acid sequence MQKTEEFCVDESGWIHCPFCKCRTRTKIRADTSLKNFPIFCPKCKQECLINVDNMKIRLSVVPDAKTQSR; translated from the coding sequence ATGCAGAAGACAGAAGAATTTTGTGTGGACGAAAGCGGATGGATACACTGTCCCTTTTGTAAATGCAGAACGCGAACAAAGATACGGGCAGACACTTCATTGAAGAACTTTCCAATATTTTGCCCTAAATGCAAACAGGAATGTTTGATAAATGTTGACAACATGAAAATACGATTATCAGTAGTGCCAGACGCTAAGACGCAGAGCCGATAA